A genomic segment from Lignipirellula cremea encodes:
- a CDS encoding class I SAM-dependent methyltransferase — MFHPQGPTFFELARQALSSTERGYDLLAPKFDYTPFRTPGLVLDCIPSQLGEANSIESALDVCCGTGAGMQMLRPLVRDRLAGIDMSQGMLAVAEQNLAQHPGDARLEFVRGDALALPFKNEFDLAVCFGAHGHILPRDEDRFIEQIAIALKPGGRFLFVSGYLPPVWHPQWWLSRGFNAAMRVRNLLISPPFIMYYLTFLLPDVEQKLIKHGFSVEVRSGVFSRIGGLKLVIATLR, encoded by the coding sequence ATGTTTCATCCCCAGGGACCTACCTTCTTCGAACTGGCTCGCCAGGCGTTGTCGTCGACGGAACGCGGATACGATCTGCTGGCGCCCAAGTTCGACTACACCCCGTTTCGCACGCCGGGCCTCGTTCTGGATTGTATCCCCAGCCAACTGGGCGAGGCGAACTCGATCGAGTCCGCACTTGATGTCTGCTGCGGAACGGGCGCCGGGATGCAAATGCTGCGACCGCTCGTGCGGGATCGACTCGCTGGTATCGACATGAGCCAGGGGATGCTGGCCGTCGCTGAACAGAACCTTGCCCAGCACCCGGGCGACGCTCGATTGGAATTTGTGCGTGGCGACGCGCTAGCTCTGCCGTTCAAGAACGAGTTTGACCTGGCCGTCTGTTTTGGCGCCCATGGGCATATTCTGCCGCGGGACGAAGACCGCTTTATCGAACAGATTGCGATCGCCCTGAAGCCAGGCGGCCGGTTCCTGTTTGTGTCGGGCTATCTGCCGCCCGTCTGGCACCCGCAATGGTGGCTATCGCGGGGCTTCAACGCGGCGATGCGCGTGCGGAACCTGCTGATTTCGCCGCCTTTTATCATGTACTATCTGACGTTCCTGCTGCCCGATGTAGAGCAGAAGCTGATCAAACACGGCTTCTCGGTGGAAGTCCGCTCCGGCGTATTCTCCCGGATTGGCGGTTTGAAACTAGTGATTGCGACACTTCGCTAG
- a CDS encoding DUF423 domain-containing protein, whose translation MSPRIWMTIAALLGAGGVMLGAYQAHGLEKSLVKRGLSEVEVVKQLHNCEVGVRYQMFHALAILAVALLFWRQPHMVLHMTGVFFLLGVAMFSGGLYLGVFTGDMIHWAIVPVGGLLLILGWLGLLITAWLPAAAPLSS comes from the coding sequence ATGAGTCCTCGAATCTGGATGACGATCGCCGCCCTGCTGGGCGCCGGCGGCGTAATGCTTGGCGCCTACCAGGCCCATGGCCTGGAGAAGTCGCTCGTCAAAAGGGGACTTTCCGAGGTCGAAGTGGTCAAGCAGCTGCACAACTGCGAAGTGGGGGTGCGTTATCAAATGTTCCACGCCCTGGCGATCCTGGCGGTGGCGCTGCTGTTCTGGCGCCAGCCGCACATGGTTCTGCATATGACAGGCGTCTTTTTCCTGCTGGGGGTCGCCATGTTTTCCGGGGGCCTCTACCTGGGCGTGTTTACGGGCGACATGATCCACTGGGCGATCGTGCCGGTGGGAGGTCTGCTGCTGATCCTGGGCTGGCTGGGACTGCTCATTACGGCCTGGCTGCCGGCCGCCGCGCCGTTATCGTCTTAG
- a CDS encoding DEAD/DEAH box helicase translates to MSIANSAASAFDDRTRNRGHEYFTNNEIDLHQTDPRSFVGVVKGPLGAHTAAIDAYEYEQGVLSTHCDCPQFKKGRFCKHLWATLLEIDSLYEVPLKRNLRLIAGNGAADAAEKQSNQWKSQIDAIAAESNRRVRDPGVVLRNKVRQTWFVIDVAETQAKGHLHLDFFYRESLVNGGWGKCRRMSYDRKSPPLFADSGDQELLDLLCGGQTGGGESTSHYRQWWGSQYSRNEVSYVELFPATLKAALPLLTETDRLVWQLDSSQPFEDAEPLAWCGSEPWRFRLVVEATEDDNGWIIGGELYRDDESVRVEEPVLLSADGFVLFGDRIGLLEVGAEFSWIVALRREEKIEVPRKAGEELAAMLLSSAANCEVRLPEEFGWKEEAVDPQPRLVIASQNTSKASRLYASLSFLYGDKPIALDDPQSSVVNPDKKVSHRRNRTKEQQLIANLRDLGLRPNTDRHKNEAHVWLQRKQLSQVVHNLTGLGWSVEAEGRKIRKAGSFSLSVSSNVDWFELDGGCDFEGQTVALPALLAAVRKGEKFVVLDDGTQGMLPEEWLEQYGALAELGKAKGDSLRFAHSQAALLDALLAAQDNVETDEQFLEIRDRLRSFSGIEPKHEIESFQGELREYQREGLGWLNFLQEYRFGGCLADDMGLGKTIQVLAMLEDRRVNGEEGRGPSLAVVPRSLVFNWIDEAAQFTPQLKVANYTGPGRETVLENMNDYDLLVTTYGTLRRDIVQLREKTFDFAILDEAQAIKNDKSQAAKACRLLPARRRLAMTGTPVENHLGELWSLFEFLNPGMLGRSSTFARLAKNGGDHEGLRVLASALRPFMLRRTKQQVLTELPEKTEQTLVCEMGSRQRKLYDELRDYYRASLTQEVQKQGFAKSKIHVLEALLRLRQAACHPGLVSEKNAGVPSAKLDMLADQIAEVVAEGHKALVFSQFTSFLRIVRARLDEMNVRYEYLDGRTRNRKEKVDAFQNDPECPLFLISLKAGGHGLNLTAADYVFILDPWWNPAVEAQAIDRAHRIGQTQRVFAYRLICRDTVEDKIIQLQQSKRDLADAIVASNNSVISDLTAEDLELLLS, encoded by the coding sequence ATGTCTATCGCTAACAGCGCCGCCTCGGCGTTTGATGATCGCACTCGTAATCGCGGTCATGAGTATTTCACCAATAACGAGATCGACCTCCACCAGACTGACCCCCGTTCCTTTGTCGGCGTTGTCAAAGGTCCCCTGGGCGCTCACACGGCCGCCATCGACGCCTACGAGTATGAGCAAGGCGTGCTTTCCACGCATTGCGACTGTCCCCAGTTCAAAAAAGGGCGTTTCTGCAAGCATTTGTGGGCCACTTTGCTGGAAATTGATTCCCTGTATGAGGTGCCGCTGAAACGGAACTTGCGACTGATCGCCGGCAACGGCGCCGCCGACGCCGCGGAGAAACAGTCGAACCAGTGGAAATCCCAGATCGACGCCATCGCCGCGGAATCCAACCGCCGGGTGCGTGATCCGGGCGTGGTGTTGCGCAACAAAGTCCGGCAGACCTGGTTTGTAATCGATGTCGCCGAAACGCAGGCCAAGGGCCACCTGCACCTCGATTTTTTCTATCGCGAATCGCTCGTCAACGGCGGCTGGGGCAAATGCCGCAGAATGAGTTACGACCGCAAGTCGCCCCCCTTATTTGCTGACAGCGGCGACCAGGAACTGCTCGACCTGTTGTGCGGCGGTCAGACCGGCGGCGGCGAATCGACCAGCCACTATCGGCAATGGTGGGGTTCGCAGTATTCGCGGAACGAAGTTTCTTATGTGGAGCTGTTTCCGGCCACGCTCAAAGCGGCCTTGCCCTTGCTGACCGAGACGGATCGCCTGGTCTGGCAGTTGGATAGCTCGCAGCCCTTTGAAGACGCCGAACCGCTGGCGTGGTGCGGTTCGGAGCCCTGGCGGTTCCGGCTGGTGGTGGAAGCGACCGAGGACGACAACGGGTGGATCATCGGCGGCGAACTGTATCGCGACGACGAATCCGTCCGGGTAGAAGAACCCGTCCTGTTATCGGCCGATGGCTTTGTGCTGTTCGGCGACCGGATCGGACTGCTGGAAGTCGGCGCCGAGTTCTCCTGGATTGTTGCCCTGCGGCGGGAAGAGAAGATCGAAGTCCCCCGCAAGGCGGGCGAAGAACTGGCGGCCATGCTGCTGTCGTCGGCGGCGAACTGCGAAGTTCGTTTACCTGAGGAATTCGGCTGGAAAGAAGAGGCCGTCGATCCCCAGCCGCGACTGGTGATCGCTTCCCAGAACACCTCCAAGGCCTCGCGACTGTACGCTTCGCTGTCGTTTCTGTACGGCGATAAACCGATCGCCCTTGATGACCCGCAATCCAGCGTGGTGAACCCCGATAAAAAGGTCTCGCACCGCCGGAACCGCACCAAAGAGCAACAGCTGATCGCCAACCTGCGAGACCTGGGCCTGCGGCCCAATACGGATCGCCACAAGAACGAAGCCCATGTCTGGCTGCAGCGGAAACAGCTGTCGCAGGTGGTCCACAACCTGACCGGACTGGGCTGGTCAGTCGAGGCCGAAGGCCGCAAGATTCGCAAGGCCGGCTCCTTCTCGCTCAGCGTCTCCTCGAATGTTGACTGGTTTGAGTTGGATGGCGGCTGTGACTTTGAAGGGCAAACCGTCGCCCTGCCCGCCCTGCTGGCCGCGGTCCGCAAAGGAGAAAAGTTCGTCGTACTCGACGACGGCACGCAGGGAATGCTGCCGGAGGAATGGCTGGAGCAGTACGGGGCCCTGGCGGAACTGGGCAAGGCCAAAGGAGACTCGCTCCGCTTCGCCCATTCGCAGGCAGCCCTGCTCGACGCCTTGCTGGCCGCGCAGGACAACGTCGAGACCGACGAGCAGTTCCTGGAGATCCGTGATCGGCTGCGATCCTTCTCAGGCATTGAACCCAAACACGAAATCGAATCCTTCCAGGGCGAGCTCCGCGAATACCAGCGCGAGGGGCTGGGCTGGCTGAACTTTCTGCAAGAGTACCGCTTTGGCGGCTGCCTGGCAGACGACATGGGTCTGGGGAAAACGATCCAGGTGCTGGCGATGCTTGAAGACCGCCGCGTCAATGGCGAGGAAGGTCGCGGTCCCTCCCTGGCCGTCGTCCCCCGCAGCCTGGTCTTCAACTGGATCGACGAAGCGGCCCAGTTTACGCCGCAACTCAAGGTCGCCAACTATACCGGCCCGGGTCGCGAAACAGTCCTCGAGAACATGAACGATTACGACCTGCTGGTGACAACTTATGGCACCCTGCGCCGGGATATTGTGCAGCTGCGGGAGAAGACGTTCGACTTCGCCATTCTCGACGAGGCCCAGGCGATCAAGAACGACAAGTCCCAGGCCGCCAAGGCCTGCCGCCTGTTGCCTGCCCGCCGTCGCCTGGCGATGACGGGTACGCCGGTGGAGAACCACCTGGGCGAGCTCTGGTCGCTGTTCGAATTTCTCAACCCTGGCATGCTGGGGCGATCGTCAACTTTTGCCCGGCTGGCCAAAAACGGCGGCGATCACGAAGGGCTCCGCGTGCTGGCTTCGGCCCTGCGGCCGTTCATGCTCCGGCGAACCAAGCAGCAGGTGCTGACCGAGCTGCCCGAGAAAACTGAGCAGACCCTGGTTTGCGAAATGGGCTCCCGTCAGCGGAAACTCTACGATGAGCTGCGTGACTACTACCGCGCCAGTCTCACCCAGGAGGTGCAAAAGCAGGGGTTCGCCAAAAGCAAGATCCATGTGCTGGAAGCGCTGCTGAGGTTGCGGCAGGCCGCCTGCCATCCGGGGCTGGTCAGCGAAAAGAACGCGGGCGTGCCCAGCGCCAAGCTCGACATGCTGGCTGATCAAATCGCCGAAGTCGTGGCCGAAGGGCACAAGGCGCTTGTCTTCTCGCAGTTCACCAGTTTTCTGCGCATCGTTCGGGCCCGCCTCGATGAGATGAACGTCCGCTACGAATACCTCGACGGACGCACCCGCAACCGGAAAGAAAAAGTCGACGCGTTCCAGAACGACCCGGAATGTCCGCTCTTCCTGATCAGCCTTAAGGCGGGCGGCCACGGTTTGAACCTGACGGCCGCCGACTACGTGTTTATCCTGGACCCCTGGTGGAACCCTGCCGTCGAAGCCCAGGCGATCGACCGGGCCCATCGAATCGGGCAAACGCAAAGGGTGTTCGCCTATCGGCTCATCTGTCGCGACACCGTCGAGGACAAAATTATCCAGCTGCAGCAAAGCAAACGCGATCTGGCGGATGCGATTGTCGCCTCCAACAATAGCGTCATCAGCGATCTGACCGCCGAAGACCTGGAACTGCTGCTGAGTTAA
- a CDS encoding acyl-CoA thioesterase, with the protein MTPELPAPVNPVVLREHETEIRVRYQETDGQGRAYHGNYVTWFEVGRVELLRAAGVDYKALEEAGVFLVVAELSLNFFGAARFDDLIRVRTRTARSRGVRIENHYEIRRDDELLASGRTVVACVDATGKVKPLPAWLRLPLVEADQDESQSSLG; encoded by the coding sequence ATGACCCCCGAGTTGCCCGCCCCTGTGAATCCGGTCGTCCTGCGTGAACATGAAACCGAAATCCGCGTGCGTTACCAGGAAACCGACGGGCAAGGCCGGGCCTACCACGGGAACTACGTCACCTGGTTCGAAGTCGGCCGGGTCGAGCTGTTGCGAGCGGCCGGCGTCGACTACAAGGCGCTGGAAGAGGCCGGTGTATTTCTGGTGGTGGCCGAACTATCGCTGAATTTCTTCGGCGCCGCCCGCTTCGACGACCTGATTCGCGTGCGGACCCGAACGGCTCGCAGCCGCGGCGTACGGATCGAGAATCATTATGAGATCCGCCGCGACGACGAACTCCTGGCCAGCGGCCGCACGGTCGTCGCCTGTGTCGACGCCACGGGAAAGGTCAAGCCGCTGCCTGCCTGGCTACGACTACCTCTGGTGGAAGCGGACCAGGACGAGTCCCAATCTTCCCTTGGCTGA
- a CDS encoding isoaspartyl peptidase/L-asparaginase family protein codes for MNWKSLSAAWWLVGAAVTASPAAETPSIEYALVIHGGARGSLGGSSEEEKKAQEKSLEQALSIGLKILANGGEALDAVEQTILHLENDPLFNAGRGAVYNSEGGHELDASLMDGRTRACGAVAGVTTVKNPIGLARLVMTKTRHVLLAGAGAERFADEMHVERVENSYFDTPQRREDWRRVQQDQKAAEDSTKGTVGCVALDRRGNLAAGTSTGGLTNKKFGRVGDSPIIGAGTYAQNSTCGVSCTGTGEEFIRNAVAYQISARMQFGHATLADAVEQVVQHTLRRGDGGVIAIDHRGRMSMQFNTPGMARGWADSTGKFQAWSH; via the coding sequence ATGAACTGGAAATCGCTTTCTGCCGCCTGGTGGCTCGTCGGAGCGGCCGTTACGGCCAGCCCTGCCGCGGAGACTCCGTCGATCGAATACGCCCTGGTCATCCATGGCGGGGCACGCGGATCCCTGGGGGGATCCAGCGAGGAAGAAAAGAAGGCGCAAGAGAAATCGCTGGAACAAGCGTTGTCGATTGGGCTCAAGATCCTGGCCAATGGCGGCGAGGCTCTCGACGCCGTCGAACAGACGATCCTGCACCTGGAGAACGACCCGCTGTTCAATGCGGGACGCGGCGCGGTGTACAACAGCGAAGGAGGCCATGAGCTGGACGCCTCGCTGATGGATGGTCGCACCCGGGCCTGCGGTGCGGTGGCGGGGGTGACGACCGTGAAAAACCCGATCGGCCTGGCGCGGCTGGTAATGACGAAGACCCGGCACGTCTTGCTGGCGGGAGCCGGCGCCGAGCGGTTCGCCGACGAGATGCACGTCGAACGGGTCGAGAATTCTTACTTCGACACGCCCCAGCGGCGGGAAGACTGGCGCCGCGTCCAGCAGGACCAGAAGGCGGCCGAAGACTCGACCAAGGGGACGGTCGGCTGCGTGGCGCTCGACCGCCGCGGCAACCTGGCGGCCGGCACTTCCACCGGCGGTTTAACGAACAAAAAGTTCGGCCGGGTAGGCGACTCGCCGATTATCGGCGCGGGAACGTATGCGCAGAACAGCACCTGCGGCGTCTCCTGCACGGGGACTGGCGAGGAGTTCATCCGGAACGCGGTCGCCTATCAGATTTCTGCCCGGATGCAGTTTGGCCATGCGACGCTGGCCGATGCGGTCGAACAGGTTGTGCAGCATACCCTGCGCCGCGGCGACGGCGGGGTCATCGCCATTGATCACCGGGGGCGAATGTCGATGCAGTTCAACACGCCCGGCATGGCCCGCGGCTGGGCCGACTCCACCGGCAAGTTTCAGGCCTGGAGTCACTAA
- a CDS encoding glycosyltransferase family 2 protein: MALRSLTALPVYNEARHVDAVLDEVARYSAHILVVDDGSTDGTAEILARRTDVKVVTHERNRGYGAALKTAFDYALQHGYDVVVTIDCDGQHEPQRIPEFVAACENDPDVDIVSGSRYLRAFPGDTPPPPERRRINEQVTTEIRQRLGLHLTDAFCGFKAYRTALLAKLDLQEAGYAMPLQLWVQAAHVGLRITELAVPLIYLDEKRSFGGVLDDSSTRLHYYHLVLDRSIAAVASFNERPGMGLLSLCGEGCE, encoded by the coding sequence ATGGCCCTACGATCACTTACGGCTTTACCTGTTTATAACGAGGCCCGGCACGTCGACGCGGTATTGGACGAAGTCGCCCGGTATAGCGCCCATATCCTTGTCGTCGACGATGGATCGACCGACGGCACGGCCGAAATCCTCGCCCGGCGGACCGACGTAAAGGTGGTCACCCATGAGCGAAACCGCGGCTATGGCGCCGCGCTAAAAACGGCGTTCGACTACGCCCTGCAGCACGGTTACGACGTCGTCGTGACGATCGACTGCGACGGCCAGCATGAACCGCAGCGCATCCCCGAGTTTGTCGCCGCCTGTGAGAATGATCCCGATGTCGATATCGTCTCGGGCAGCCGCTACCTGCGCGCCTTCCCCGGCGATACGCCGCCTCCGCCCGAGCGACGTCGCATTAACGAGCAAGTAACGACCGAGATCCGCCAGCGGCTGGGCCTGCATCTGACCGACGCCTTTTGCGGCTTCAAGGCATACCGCACGGCCTTGCTCGCCAAGCTCGATCTGCAGGAAGCGGGTTATGCGATGCCACTGCAGCTGTGGGTCCAGGCGGCCCATGTCGGCCTGCGGATTACCGAGCTGGCCGTGCCGCTGATCTACCTCGACGAAAAACGCTCGTTCGGCGGGGTCCTCGACGACTCCAGCACGCGGCTGCACTACTATCACCTGGTGCTGGATCGCAGCATCGCCGCGGTTGCTTCGTTCAACGAACGTCCCGGCATGGGGCTGCTCTCGCTGTGTGGAGAAGGCTGCGAATGA